One window of Paludibacter propionicigenes WB4 genomic DNA carries:
- a CDS encoding ABC transporter substrate-binding protein, with protein MKTRNLILLTTLCLLACTNQRKKQDISIQHTKQNKEVHYAKGFSINRFKDYTQIVVRNPWDSTKVLDTYILVDRNKKLPAQLPEGNLVRTPVERVAFASSVHAGIWNQLKKAHLTVGVCEPEYFSIPVIKEGLKSGKITDLGMATSINIEKLIAASPDILVISPFENTKRTEFEKVNIVVVKDASYMEESPLGRAEWIKFEAAYTNEGKLADEIFSKIERNYLELCKKVSGTTNRPTVFTEKKFGDIWYIAGGKSYLGTFMKDAGADYLWKDLNFSGSAPFTFENVYAKAIKADFWLLKYNDTQSYLTYESLKNEYNLYGNFNAFKQKQIFAINTAKTPFYESGPMEPDCVLADLVHIFHPELLPGYKPKYYFNLDNNK; from the coding sequence ATGAAAACAAGAAACCTGATTCTGCTTACCACACTATGCCTTCTTGCTTGTACAAATCAGCGCAAGAAGCAAGACATTTCTATCCAACATACTAAACAGAACAAAGAGGTACACTATGCCAAAGGCTTTAGCATCAACAGATTTAAAGACTACACACAAATCGTAGTACGAAATCCTTGGGATTCGACCAAAGTGCTGGACACCTACATACTCGTAGACAGAAATAAAAAGCTTCCGGCACAATTGCCCGAAGGAAATCTGGTAAGAACACCTGTAGAACGCGTGGCTTTTGCTTCATCGGTTCATGCAGGCATCTGGAATCAACTGAAAAAAGCACATCTAACCGTTGGTGTCTGCGAGCCGGAGTATTTTAGTATTCCGGTAATCAAAGAAGGTCTTAAAAGCGGTAAAATTACTGATCTGGGGATGGCTACTTCGATAAACATTGAAAAACTCATTGCCGCTTCGCCCGATATACTGGTTATTTCGCCTTTTGAAAACACGAAACGTACTGAATTTGAGAAAGTAAACATAGTGGTGGTAAAAGATGCATCATACATGGAAGAATCACCTTTGGGTCGGGCCGAGTGGATTAAGTTTGAAGCTGCATATACAAATGAAGGCAAACTGGCAGATGAGATTTTCAGTAAAATTGAGCGAAACTATTTGGAACTTTGTAAAAAAGTCTCGGGTACAACTAACAGACCAACTGTATTCACCGAGAAAAAATTCGGCGATATATGGTATATTGCCGGTGGCAAAAGCTATTTAGGTACGTTTATGAAAGATGCCGGAGCTGATTATTTGTGGAAAGATTTGAATTTTTCAGGCTCAGCACCCTTTACTTTTGAGAATGTCTATGCAAAAGCCATCAAAGCCGATTTTTGGTTATTGAAATACAATGATACTCAGTCCTATTTAACCTACGAATCGTTAAAAAACGAGTATAATCTGTATGGCAATTTCAACGCCTTTAAACAGAAACAAATTTTTGCCATCAACACGGCTAAAACACCTTTTTATGAATCCGGTCCCATGGAACCCGACTGTGTTTTGGCCGATCTGGTTCATATTTTTCATCCGGAATTATTACCCGGATACAAACCCAAATATTATTTCAACCTGGATAACAACAAATAG
- a CDS encoding bifunctional adenosylcobinamide kinase/adenosylcobinamide-phosphate guanylyltransferase: MGTKRIILITGGQRSGKSSYAQKLALSLTDNPVYLATSAVWDEEHRQRIERHKRDRGPEWTNIEEQKDLQNIDVTGRVVVIDCVTLWSTNFFSETDGDVDVSLAAVTERFEAFTQQNATFIFVTNELGLGGTSTNDLQRRFNDLLGWVNQHIAAASDEMVLMVSGIPVYIK; encoded by the coding sequence ATGGGCACTAAAAGAATCATTTTAATAACAGGAGGGCAAAGATCCGGGAAAAGCAGTTATGCGCAAAAACTGGCCTTATCACTAACGGATAATCCTGTATACCTGGCTACTTCGGCAGTTTGGGACGAAGAACATCGTCAACGAATAGAACGTCACAAGCGTGACCGCGGACCGGAATGGACTAATATTGAAGAACAGAAAGATCTGCAAAATATCGATGTAACAGGACGTGTAGTGGTCATTGACTGCGTAACACTCTGGTCAACAAACTTCTTCAGCGAAACCGACGGAGACGTAGATGTCTCTTTAGCTGCCGTAACCGAACGTTTTGAAGCATTTACACAGCAGAATGCCACCTTTATTTTTGTAACCAACGAGTTGGGACTTGGCGGAACATCGACGAATGACTTGCAACGCAGGTTTAATGACTTGTTGGGTTGGGTTAATCAACACATTGCTGCCGCCTCAGACGAGATGGTGCTTATGGTTTCAGGCATACCGGTATATATCAAATAA
- a CDS encoding pyridoxal phosphate-dependent aminotransferase gives MASLHGDDYQGELRANFSSNVWHEADNTDMYNHLCNLFAKTRRYPETEAESLKMTLAEIYRIESSHISIGNGSIDIIYRIAQSYRGKKSIIVSPTFSEYSRACEINEHTIKLCSREDIMVEIDKFQPDMVWLCNPNNPDGTCFDRKELQAILYTYPLVTFIIDQSFLDFTMQETLTANSVLEFTNLILIYSLTKRYSIPGLRIGYVIAPKTIIYKLDCFKIPWSVNTLAIEAGKYVISQKDSSFDLKTWLTESIRFQKEINRIDIFEALSSHTPFFLVKLRKGRAADLKAFLLKEGILIRDASGFYNNKVQMIRLNTLSINQNNLLIERMNAWKQSLSR, from the coding sequence ATGGCAAGTCTACACGGAGATGATTATCAGGGAGAGTTGAGAGCCAATTTCAGTTCAAATGTATGGCATGAAGCCGACAATACTGATATGTACAATCACCTTTGCAATTTATTCGCAAAAACCCGTCGTTACCCTGAAACCGAAGCTGAATCCTTGAAAATGACATTGGCTGAGATATATCGCATTGAATCGTCACACATCAGCATTGGTAATGGTTCAATAGATATTATCTACCGGATTGCACAATCTTATCGGGGGAAAAAATCAATCATTGTTTCTCCTACCTTTTCGGAATATTCCAGGGCGTGTGAGATCAATGAACATACTATAAAGCTTTGTAGCAGGGAAGATATAATGGTTGAAATTGATAAGTTTCAACCGGATATGGTATGGCTTTGCAACCCAAATAACCCGGACGGAACATGCTTTGACCGAAAGGAATTACAAGCTATTTTATACACTTATCCACTGGTTACTTTCATTATTGATCAATCTTTTCTGGATTTTACGATGCAGGAGACCTTGACTGCAAACTCTGTTCTTGAATTCACCAACCTGATACTTATTTATTCACTAACTAAACGATACAGCATCCCCGGATTACGGATTGGATATGTAATTGCTCCTAAAACAATTATTTACAAACTGGATTGTTTTAAAATACCCTGGTCGGTAAACACGCTGGCCATAGAAGCCGGAAAATATGTTATTAGCCAAAAAGACAGCTCTTTCGATTTAAAAACATGGTTAACGGAAAGCATTCGTTTTCAAAAAGAAATAAACCGCATTGATATTTTTGAGGCATTGTCAAGTCATACTCCATTCTTTCTTGTAAAATTGCGTAAAGGAAGAGCAGCTGATCTGAAAGCCTTTTTGTTGAAAGAAGGCATTTTAATTCGCGATGCATCGGGATTTTATAATAACAAAGTGCAAATGATCAGGCTAAATACCCTTTCAATAAATCAGAATAATCTTTTAATTGAACGCATGAACGCATGGAAACAGAGCTTATCACGTTAG
- a CDS encoding cupin domain-containing protein, translated as MNSKDYLFEAETVWEDLGNGIRRQIMGYDDQLMTVKVEFEAGAVGSLHAHPHSQTTYVASGTYRFEIGSEKKIVKGGDGLYIAPNVVHGVICLKRGILIDSFSPVREDFLK; from the coding sequence ATGAATAGTAAAGATTATCTTTTTGAGGCTGAAACCGTGTGGGAAGATTTGGGTAACGGTATCCGTAGACAGATAATGGGATATGATGATCAGCTTATGACAGTGAAAGTGGAGTTCGAGGCAGGAGCTGTCGGAAGCCTTCATGCGCATCCTCACTCACAAACTACTTATGTTGCCAGTGGTACTTACAGGTTTGAAATTGGTTCGGAGAAAAAAATTGTAAAAGGTGGTGATGGACTTTATATTGCTCCAAACGTTGTTCATGGAGTTATTTGTCTCAAAAGAGGCATTCTGATCGATTCTTTTAGTCCTGTTCGGGAAGATTTTCTGAAATAA
- the cobT gene encoding nicotinate-nucleotide--dimethylbenzimidazole phosphoribosyltransferase: MSHKAFNIKSPEKEIVPHLIEKIDNLTKPKGSLGRLEELAIQIGTIQQTLTPTLNNPYHIIFGGDHGITAEGVSYSPPEVTPQMVFNFMEGGAGINFLARQHNIKMKVVDAGINYDFEGLDRLIDLKVRKGSRNYMHEPAITHDEFNLCIERGAQIVADCHKEGCNVISFGEMGIGNTSSSSLWMNCLTGISLDKCVGAGSGFDSEGVKRKYSILKQALENYKGDGSVVDILCHFGGYEMLMAVGGMLQAAELNMVILVDGFIMTNCMLAAAKLYPAISEYAIYGHQGDEAGHKLVLDYLEAKPLLNFGMRLGEGTGALCAYPLIDSAVRMINEMSTFKKASVTKYF; this comes from the coding sequence ATGTCACACAAAGCATTCAACATCAAATCACCCGAAAAGGAAATTGTTCCTCATCTTATCGAGAAAATTGATAACCTTACTAAACCAAAAGGATCATTAGGCCGATTGGAAGAACTGGCTATACAAATCGGAACTATCCAGCAAACCCTTACTCCTACCCTTAACAACCCATACCACATCATATTTGGTGGCGATCATGGTATTACAGCCGAAGGAGTTAGCTACTCACCGCCAGAAGTCACTCCACAAATGGTTTTCAATTTTATGGAAGGTGGAGCTGGGATTAATTTTCTGGCTCGTCAGCACAACATCAAAATGAAAGTTGTAGATGCCGGGATCAATTATGACTTCGAAGGTCTGGATAGATTAATCGACCTCAAAGTGCGTAAGGGAAGCCGTAATTATATGCATGAACCGGCCATAACCCATGACGAATTTAATCTTTGTATCGAACGCGGTGCACAGATTGTAGCCGATTGTCATAAAGAAGGATGCAATGTTATCAGCTTTGGCGAAATGGGTATCGGCAATACTTCATCGTCATCGCTTTGGATGAATTGCCTGACTGGAATATCGCTTGACAAATGTGTTGGTGCGGGTAGCGGCTTCGACAGTGAAGGTGTGAAGCGAAAGTACAGTATTCTGAAACAAGCTTTGGAGAACTACAAAGGTGACGGTTCGGTGGTTGATATTCTTTGCCATTTTGGTGGTTATGAAATGCTTATGGCAGTTGGAGGTATGCTTCAGGCAGCAGAACTGAACATGGTTATTTTGGTTGATGGTTTTATCATGACCAATTGTATGCTGGCTGCCGCAAAATTATATCCGGCGATATCAGAGTATGCCATCTACGGACATCAGGGCGACGAAGCCGGACATAAACTTGTGCTCGATTATCTGGAAGCCAAACCGCTTCTGAACTTCGGTATGCGCTTAGGCGAAGGAACCGGAGCACTGTGCGCCTATCCTTTAATTGATTCGGCTGTTCGCATGATCAACGAAATGAGCACATTTAAGAAAGCGAGTGTTACCAAGTATTTCTAA
- a CDS encoding adenosylcobinamide-GDP ribazoletransferase, with protein MKKVFYQLAAAITFFTRIPLWRIIDIPGESFRKIIGFWPLTGWITGGITACAWYGFSLIFTPTIAIMLAFTVRILLTGGFHEDGLGDFFDGFGGGKTKEDILRIMKDSHVGSYALIGMIIYFLLLVNTLIAIPHKMVFQVILVADPLSKLLTAGMMNFLPYARTEMESKSKTLYDKLTPTRLVFACVFGLLPLLLLSDYSLWLSIVIPIALVIVLYFLAKKKIGGYTGDVCGATALLCELGFYLGAYIMVRHFAII; from the coding sequence ATGAAAAAAGTATTTTATCAACTGGCGGCAGCAATTACATTCTTTACCAGAATACCGCTTTGGCGCATAATTGATATTCCTGGAGAAAGTTTCAGGAAAATCATTGGATTCTGGCCTCTTACAGGCTGGATCACGGGTGGTATTACGGCTTGTGCGTGGTATGGGTTTTCTTTGATCTTCACTCCCACCATTGCCATTATGCTGGCCTTTACGGTCAGGATATTGCTTACCGGTGGGTTCCACGAAGATGGGCTGGGCGATTTTTTTGATGGATTTGGCGGAGGAAAAACAAAAGAAGATATTCTGCGTATAATGAAAGATTCGCATGTGGGTAGCTATGCATTAATCGGTATGATAATATATTTTCTTTTACTGGTCAATACGCTTATTGCTATTCCGCACAAAATGGTATTTCAGGTTATTTTGGTTGCCGATCCTTTATCCAAACTACTCACAGCGGGCATGATGAATTTCCTGCCTTATGCGCGTACCGAAATGGAAAGTAAAAGTAAAACACTCTACGACAAATTAACCCCAACAAGGTTAGTATTTGCCTGTGTTTTCGGACTTCTTCCGTTGCTATTGTTATCAGACTATAGCTTATGGCTGTCTATCGTTATTCCAATAGCTTTAGTAATCGTGCTATATTTCCTGGCAAAGAAAAAAATCGGCGGTTACACGGGAGATGTATGTGGAGCAACAGCCCTTTTGTGCGAATTAGGCTTCTATCTGGGAGCCTATATAATGGTCCGTCATTTTGCAATTATTTAA
- a CDS encoding amidophosphoribosyltransferase: MCGIAMVRLLKPLDYYQEKYGTWQYGLQKMYLLMEKQHNRGQEGAGLATVKLDMPAGEEYIWRERVEGKNAIQEIFATINKKMSNATADVYRNVAKSKEELPFAGELYLGHLRYSTTGRSGLSYVHPFLRRHNWKNRTLVLAGNFNLTNVDELFDHLTLKGQHPRDKGDTFLMLESLGFQLDQEVQKEYDIIKKRYSNDLVITQKIEENLDIASFIRKSEKMWDGGYVICGMLGHGDSFVFRDPKGIRPAFYYISDEIVVTASERPVIQTAMNVKEEDIKELQPGEAMIIKKDGTVKFETIRSAAPELAKCSFERIYFSRGSDIDIYRERKQLGESLAQPILKAIDNDIENTVFSFIPNTAEVAFYGMKDGIKASTKVPIRVEKVLIKDIKLRTFISSNNERDDLATHVYDVTYGSIRRGKVDNLVCIDDSIVRGTTLKQSILKILNRLEPKKIVIVSSSPQVRFPDYYGIDMARMNEFCAFRAAIELLKESGRQSLIDAVYHKSKAQENLPKEQVVNYVTEIYEPFTQDEISKKIAEMLTPGDVNCPVELVYQTIDGLHKACPNHTGDWYFSGNYPTPGGNRLVNKAFINYYEGRDNN, from the coding sequence ATGTGCGGAATAGCAATGGTTAGGCTCTTGAAGCCGTTGGATTATTATCAGGAAAAGTACGGAACATGGCAATACGGCTTGCAAAAGATGTATTTGCTTATGGAAAAACAGCACAATCGGGGACAGGAGGGAGCCGGACTGGCCACTGTTAAGCTCGATATGCCTGCCGGTGAAGAATATATCTGGCGTGAACGAGTGGAAGGGAAAAATGCCATTCAGGAGATTTTTGCAACGATTAATAAAAAAATGTCTAATGCTACAGCTGATGTTTATAGAAATGTAGCGAAATCCAAAGAAGAATTGCCTTTTGCCGGGGAGTTGTATTTGGGACACTTACGATACAGTACCACCGGAAGAAGCGGATTATCGTATGTTCATCCCTTCCTTCGTCGTCATAACTGGAAAAACAGAACGTTGGTGCTGGCCGGTAATTTTAATCTGACAAATGTAGATGAACTCTTTGATCATTTGACTCTTAAGGGACAACACCCAAGAGACAAAGGCGATACATTCCTGATGCTTGAATCGCTGGGATTTCAACTGGATCAGGAAGTGCAGAAAGAGTATGATATAATTAAAAAACGTTATTCCAACGATTTAGTTATTACCCAAAAAATCGAGGAAAATCTTGATATAGCATCTTTTATTCGAAAATCTGAAAAGATGTGGGATGGTGGATATGTAATTTGCGGAATGTTAGGTCATGGCGATTCTTTTGTTTTCCGCGATCCTAAAGGAATACGTCCCGCATTCTATTATATTAGTGATGAAATTGTGGTTACAGCTTCTGAACGTCCTGTTATTCAGACGGCAATGAACGTAAAAGAAGAGGATATCAAGGAATTGCAACCGGGTGAGGCCATGATTATTAAAAAGGATGGTACTGTCAAATTTGAAACTATTCGGTCTGCTGCCCCTGAATTAGCTAAATGTTCGTTTGAGCGCATTTACTTTTCGCGTGGTAGTGACATTGATATTTATCGCGAAAGGAAACAATTAGGAGAATCGTTGGCTCAGCCAATTTTAAAAGCAATCGATAACGACATTGAAAACACTGTATTTTCATTCATCCCCAATACAGCAGAAGTTGCATTTTATGGGATGAAAGATGGTATAAAAGCTTCGACTAAAGTACCTATAAGGGTTGAAAAAGTACTTATTAAAGACATAAAGCTAAGAACGTTTATCTCTAGCAATAACGAGCGGGATGACTTGGCAACCCACGTTTACGACGTGACTTACGGCTCTATCAGACGAGGAAAAGTTGATAATCTGGTGTGTATCGATGATTCGATTGTACGTGGTACAACGTTGAAACAAAGTATTCTGAAGATTTTGAATCGACTTGAACCCAAGAAAATAGTTATTGTCTCATCGTCGCCTCAGGTGCGATTCCCCGATTATTATGGAATAGATATGGCGCGTATGAACGAGTTTTGTGCTTTCAGAGCTGCTATTGAACTGCTGAAGGAATCAGGGAGACAAAGTTTGATTGACGCGGTATATCATAAATCCAAAGCACAGGAAAATCTTCCAAAAGAGCAGGTAGTGAATTATGTAACTGAGATCTACGAACCATTTACTCAGGATGAAATATCAAAGAAGATAGCAGAGATGCTTACTCCCGGCGATGTAAATTGTCCGGTAGAACTGGTTTATCAAACTATTGATGGTCTTCATAAGGCCTGCCCAAATCATACAGGCGATTGGTATTTCTCGGGAAATTACCCAACACCCGGAGGCAACCGGTTAGTAAATAAAGCTTTCATTAATTATTACGAAGGCAGGGATAATAATTGA
- the glmS gene encoding glutamine--fructose-6-phosphate transaminase (isomerizing) — MCGIVGYIGNKQAYPILIKGLQRLEYRGYDSAGIALIHGDKLSVYKAKGKVSDLVQFAEQKDIEGTIGIAHTRWATHGEPNQVNAHPHYSQSEELALIHNGIIENYAVLKEGLTKHGYTFSSQTDTEVLVQLIEYIKKSNEVNLTTAVQLALNQVVGAYAIAVIEKGHPDVIVAARKGSPLVVGIGDDEFFLASDATPIVEFTDQVVYVGDEEVVTLQRGKQLKIKTIGNVEKTPEIKKLEMTLSQLEKGGYPHFMIKEIFEQPKTLADSMRGRVNVDENNITLAGFIDNKEKFLNAKRIIITACGTSWHSALIGKYAIEEFARIPVEVEYSSEFRYRKPVIHEDDIVIAISQSGETADTLAAVELAKSKGAFIFGICNVVGSSIPRNTHSGCYTHAGPEIGVASTKAFTAQVTVLTMLAMMIGKEKGTLSQEDYLKIVYELARIPEKIGVILKQDSTIAEFAKTFTYAQNFIYLGRGYNFPVALEGALKLKEISYIHAEGYPAAEMKHGPIALISQEMPVVVIATSAGMYEKVVSNIQEIKARKGRIISIVTDGDEVVSNLSDHIISIPDTEECLVPLLAAIPLQLLAYHIAVVKGCDVDQPRNLAKSVTVE; from the coding sequence ATGTGTGGAATCGTAGGTTACATCGGTAATAAGCAAGCTTATCCTATTCTTATAAAAGGTCTTCAACGACTAGAATACAGAGGATACGACAGTGCCGGAATTGCGTTGATACATGGCGACAAACTAAGTGTTTATAAAGCAAAAGGTAAAGTGTCTGATTTAGTGCAGTTTGCCGAGCAGAAAGATATTGAAGGAACAATTGGAATTGCTCATACCCGTTGGGCAACACATGGCGAGCCGAATCAGGTAAATGCGCACCCTCATTACTCTCAGTCAGAAGAGTTGGCATTGATTCATAATGGAATAATTGAAAATTATGCCGTTCTTAAAGAAGGCTTGACGAAACATGGTTATACTTTTTCAAGTCAAACGGATACTGAAGTATTGGTACAATTGATCGAATATATCAAGAAATCGAATGAAGTAAATCTTACTACAGCTGTTCAACTGGCATTAAATCAGGTTGTTGGTGCTTATGCTATAGCAGTTATTGAAAAAGGCCACCCTGATGTAATTGTTGCTGCGCGTAAAGGTAGCCCTTTAGTGGTTGGTATAGGTGATGATGAATTCTTTTTAGCTTCTGACGCTACTCCCATTGTTGAATTTACCGATCAGGTGGTATATGTTGGAGATGAAGAAGTTGTAACTCTACAGCGAGGCAAACAGCTTAAAATTAAAACAATAGGAAACGTTGAAAAAACTCCTGAAATTAAAAAACTTGAAATGACCCTGAGCCAGTTGGAGAAAGGTGGCTATCCTCATTTCATGATTAAGGAAATTTTTGAGCAACCAAAGACGCTGGCCGACAGTATGCGTGGTCGTGTAAATGTGGACGAAAACAATATCACTCTGGCAGGATTTATTGACAATAAAGAAAAATTCCTGAATGCAAAACGCATTATTATTACAGCTTGTGGAACTTCTTGGCACTCGGCTTTAATCGGTAAATATGCTATCGAGGAATTTGCACGTATACCGGTAGAAGTGGAGTATTCGTCAGAATTTCGCTATCGTAAGCCTGTAATTCATGAAGATGATATTGTGATTGCTATTTCTCAATCGGGTGAAACCGCTGATACGCTGGCTGCTGTAGAGCTCGCCAAATCAAAAGGAGCCTTTATTTTTGGAATTTGTAATGTGGTAGGTTCTTCTATTCCGCGTAATACGCATTCAGGCTGCTATACTCATGCTGGCCCTGAAATCGGAGTTGCTTCTACTAAAGCTTTCACAGCTCAGGTTACAGTCCTTACCATGCTGGCAATGATGATTGGAAAAGAAAAAGGAACGTTGAGTCAGGAAGATTACCTGAAAATTGTGTATGAACTGGCACGTATTCCTGAGAAAATAGGAGTGATTTTGAAGCAAGACTCCACAATTGCTGAATTTGCTAAAACATTTACGTATGCTCAGAATTTTATCTATCTGGGACGTGGTTATAATTTCCCTGTGGCGCTGGAAGGTGCTTTAAAACTGAAAGAAATCTCCTATATCCATGCGGAAGGTTACCCGGCTGCTGAAATGAAACACGGACCTATAGCCCTGATTAGTCAGGAAATGCCGGTGGTAGTAATTGCTACCAGTGCCGGAATGTACGAAAAAGTGGTTAGCAATATTCAGGAAATAAAAGCCCGTAAAGGTCGAATTATATCTATTGTCACTGACGGCGATGAGGTTGTTAGTAATTTATCTGACCACATTATCAGTATCCCTGATACGGAGGAATGTCTGGTGCCCTTATTAGCGGCTATACCGTTGCAGCTTCTGGCATATCATATAGCTGTAGTCAAGGGTTGCGATGTGGATCAACCGCGTAACCTTGCAAAATCTGTGACTGTAGAATAA
- the cobC gene encoding alpha-ribazole phosphatase — MEITLIRHTSVDVEPGICYGQSDVGVSVEFEKEANAVRSKLREQTFDCIYSSPLSRCLKLADYCGYSNPVIDKRLMEIDFGAWEMKRWSDIKDPQLQRWFDDWLAEKPTRGESFNDMIRRVDKFISEIERHSYQKVAIFTHAGVIRAACIINKQFSAAEAFNYKVNYGDCIKIII; from the coding sequence ATGGAAATAACGCTTATTCGACATACTTCGGTTGATGTAGAACCTGGCATTTGCTACGGTCAGAGCGATGTAGGTGTCTCCGTCGAATTTGAAAAAGAAGCCAATGCCGTTCGTTCAAAATTACGCGAACAGACTTTTGACTGCATATACAGTAGCCCTTTATCCCGCTGTCTTAAGTTGGCTGACTATTGCGGCTATTCCAACCCTGTAATTGATAAAAGACTCATGGAAATTGACTTCGGCGCATGGGAAATGAAACGATGGTCAGATATAAAGGATCCGCAATTGCAGCGTTGGTTTGATGACTGGCTCGCAGAAAAGCCTACACGTGGAGAATCGTTTAATGATATGATACGACGGGTCGATAAGTTTATATCGGAAATTGAAAGACATTCTTATCAAAAAGTGGCAATCTTCACGCACGCCGGTGTTATTCGCGCTGCTTGTATTATCAACAAACAGTTTAGCGCTGCCGAAGCCTTTAATTATAAGGTAAATTATGGAGATTGTATCAAGATTATTATATAA
- the cbiB gene encoding adenosylcobinamide-phosphate synthase CbiB, producing the protein METELITLAALVVGFLLDSILGDPAGIPHPIVGFGNLIGWLEKRLNKGSHRFIKGTLSTVVLVAATFAITHYCILLSEQISPFISFCLNSVIVFFCLSALTLRKEVAMVFEALHQSLYKGRKQVARIVGRDTKNLTTTQIKTAALETLAENLSDGVIAPLFWFALLGAPGMLSYKMINTLDSMIGYKNERYSLFGKFAARLDDVTNYIPARLTALLMLMVSGQPAKLKFVLDNGNKHASPNSGYPEAALAGILGCRFGGPNYYFGKEVLKPYIGTTEKRLNDDDLEMSLIVNKRCELAMLILVSITLFIPALFS; encoded by the coding sequence ATGGAAACAGAGCTTATCACGTTAGCCGCTTTGGTAGTGGGTTTTCTGCTCGATAGCATATTGGGCGACCCTGCCGGTATACCTCACCCGATAGTTGGATTTGGCAACTTAATCGGATGGTTGGAAAAACGGTTGAACAAAGGTTCGCACCGGTTCATCAAAGGCACTCTGAGTACGGTGGTATTAGTAGCTGCTACATTTGCTATCACGCACTACTGCATCCTTTTATCCGAACAGATTTCTCCCTTTATCAGCTTCTGTTTAAACTCGGTTATCGTATTCTTCTGCCTTTCGGCTTTAACTCTCAGAAAAGAGGTGGCCATGGTATTTGAAGCATTGCACCAGTCACTTTACAAGGGGCGTAAACAGGTAGCACGCATAGTGGGACGTGATACAAAAAATCTAACCACAACTCAGATTAAAACAGCTGCTTTGGAAACGCTCGCTGAAAATCTGAGCGATGGGGTCATTGCCCCATTGTTTTGGTTTGCCCTGTTGGGTGCTCCCGGCATGTTGAGCTATAAAATGATTAATACGCTCGATTCTATGATAGGATATAAAAATGAACGTTACAGCCTTTTTGGTAAATTTGCTGCCAGACTTGATGATGTAACTAATTATATTCCGGCTCGTCTTACAGCTTTGCTCATGCTAATGGTCAGCGGACAGCCCGCTAAATTAAAATTTGTGCTGGACAATGGAAATAAGCATGCCAGCCCTAACTCAGGTTATCCTGAAGCCGCACTGGCAGGCATACTGGGCTGTCGATTTGGTGGTCCAAACTACTATTTTGGCAAAGAGGTATTGAAACCCTATATCGGAACCACTGAGAAACGACTAAATGACGATGATTTGGAAATGTCGCTGATAGTCAATAAACGGTGTGAGCTGGCTATGCTCATACTGGTGTCTATAACTTTATTTATTCCGGCTTTATTCTCATGA